The genomic region CAGATCAACACAACCTGGCCTTTAGCTGTACCGAACCATTAGCCTTTGATCTTCAAATTTGACTTTTTAGCACGGTTTCcgaggccaccacggcctctaGCACgacccgtggtggctcagcaccggtgAGGGTGCAGCCAGGGAGCGAGGGGTTGATTTTGGACTCGGAGGCTCAGCACGGCTTAGACTCGTCCCGTGCTAACCAGCACGGGTTTGACCACGGTcgtactaaattaattttataggttttttttttcgcTTTGTTTCGAGGGTTCCGACATTTCCTGACCTTGGAACTTATATATGCACGCAAGCCATCTCTTTCCAGACTTCGACGCTTGACTTTGGGAGACTATTTCACGCATTGAAGGATGAATTTTAGTGGTTCAAGCATCGCATTGAAGATCAAGTGTGGATTTtaaggcattcaagaggcaattcaaggttcattattcaaaattcaaggTTCATTATTCAAACTTGGAGATTGAAGACTGTTCATCTCATTTGAAGAAGCAACacataaacaaagaaaaaattacataaaattgtGCTAAACAGCTTGATGTAAAATTTCCATTTATACTCTTACTTTTGAAGTTTGAACCAATACAAAGTTCCTacttttttgaataaaaaaatgtaaactTTGTCATGACTCTATTTTGTTCCAGAAAAATTCATTCTGTCTCTCATGCATGGAATCTTTATTGTAAAACTATTTCcttatttcaattttacttGCGTATATGTTACGACATGCTGTTTAGGTTGCTGCTAGTGCCATGCTGGGGTTCACTGCAGCAGTCCTTATAAGAAGTCCAAGTTAGAGGATAATATCCTAAAGATGCTTCTCTGATGTTAGTTACTGAAAATCAAATAGGCCCTTCTCATCCGTGAAACGGCACGAGCATATCTACTCTTCCAGAAAAGTAGCGAAGTTTCTGTTTGGTGGGGGTTCTACTCATTGTAATTAATATTCTGGGGTGTTCAATTGTCATGCACCATAGCGCAACTAAAtgccttgtacataattatctgatttatattaacttatttcTCAGTGTGAGCTTTTCTACTCATACTTGAAAACATGTTTAGTGAGTATTAATGGTTCAAGAATCCTTGCGAGAGAATTGTAAAGTTGacatattaaaagtaaatgaGTTATGAGTTATAGATGacttaatttatattgatatgAAACCGTCGtatgaaatattaaaagttatatattatataatatattaaaaattatgaattaatgatgaatttataatgatatttttaaaattacggattaattataatcaatCATGATATATTAAAGgtattaatatatcaaatgtcatttttctatattactcattatcatataaatcaatcactaaattaatatttaagcaTTTATTAAAGTAATATTTCTGGtaaaaaaatgtcattttttaatattttacacatttaaaaataaataaaattaattgaggTATAACATTGAAATTAGTTTTGTGGAGTATTTATTTTAGGATTaagaagagagaaatattaattatttacagTTAAAATGTGACactttttattcaaaaaaggGCATAGcaaaccttttcttttaaaaaatcttaagagggcttattttttctttgttcttcttctcttttttttttttactcatttatccaaaacaagaaaattataataaatttttttcctttatctccactttaattttagtaataaatatttcttttcccCTTTCCTCTCCATTTTATCCATCAAAccattaaagaaattataattcccaaagttaaaaaaaaaaaaaaaaatttatgtgcCATTTCCTTGGTCGGTTGCTACTTTGCACTCTTCAATAAACGACAAAACATATGACGTCGTTTTACAAACTCACGCTAGCTTGTACAATAAGCAAATTATGGCTCTACAACTTCCATTGCcacaaaatatttaaacatcagaacattccaaaataaaaagaaaccgTTCCCTCTCAAAATTATCATCTTTCTCTCTAGTGAGATGCAAAGATCGCCACTGCCACCAGCGATGGTGTACCGTTCACCGACTACTAATTCCTTCCTTTTAGGTTCAAATAATGGTCAACTTGAACGCCTTCAAGCACGAGCTGCTGCACGCGCCGCTGCTATCCGCCGTAAAGCCACCACTTTTGCCTCTTCTCCTCCTCGTTCTCACGTTCCTTGTCTTAGTCAAGATCAAATTATAGAGTTGTTTCAAAACTGTATCAAGCTCGCCACTGAGaatgtatatatttgtatCCTTGGTTAATCTATTGTTCTTGATGTGCCTACTTGAAAAAAATACGAGGGTTCCGAGTAATATTATTCTCAAAATGCAAACTTTTTGAGTTGCATTACGTAAAAGAGTTCACATTTGTGAGCACATTACATATAAGAATGCAAACTTCTCTTAgcaaattatcaaaaaatgcataaaaatgcaTACATTTTTTTAGCTCATTACATAAAATTGCGAAATTTTTGAGTTACTTAAATGACCTAAAACTACAAACTATATGAGCACATTACCTTAGAAATGCAAACCTTTTAAGTtgcattattttaaaaataaaagttactttttctaaaaaaaaaagttatattacCTGAATGTGGTTCTGTCTCAAAATGTAACtgtagaaaataaatctgaaaaataCATGGGAATTGAAGCTAATAGATCATCTTAGTGAGATTATTGAAGTTGAAACAGGAGGAGGAGGTGATACAGAGACTAATTTCCAAAAGGTTtgttttattgaaattttaattaattgattttggaAGGACTTCATACTTATAGTTATGTATTAGTTTTAGCATGTCCGTGATTAGTATTATGTGCAGGCAAGTTTCACACTAGAAGCAGGAGTAAAAATATACTCTGTGAGGGTGGATTCATTGCACTCAGAGGCTTATAAATTGCTTGCTGAGATCAATCGAGCTGGTCTAGAAGATGAACAAAGTAATGGTTCTAGGACTTCTTATGTTTTTTactcaaaaatttaatttgtttgtgCGTGCTTGGGCTCTCATGTTTCTGTGCCTTAGTGATTATACGCGGGTTccttcttttccattttttggTGAAGACTGAAGACTAAAGTCCTTAGCTTTTTTCACATCTGTGTGAAATGGCTTTATAGAGCATGCTACCCCGGGATcacttaatattattattgtatcTCTGAAGTTGTGAATAAAGTTGAATCTGTTCTTTCCATGTTGAAAATTAAGATGTTCCTTTGTTTCCTTGTTTGATAAAATAGAGTTTTGGCTCTtgtgaattaataaatttgctTTTATTCAATCATTTGCATTTTGTTTGTGACACTcatattttcacatattcacATCTCTTCCATAAGTTGATAGTCATTTTCACTCATTTCTGGATAAACTTGATatcttgttttgtttttttggcTAATGTTCTCCGAAGTGATTGATCAATGATGAGTCTGCATGCCAAAGAAATTCAGATTTctgtaatatttaaaatgcTGATCTGTTGACATTTCACACTTGGCTATCAGTTTATATGGAGTCCAatctctttcttattatttttcagcCTCTTAGGTTAGAGATATATGTTTGTACTTGCACTGATTATTCCTTCTATGTTATGTTTTCCTCATTTGTCTCTCTTACATTACATGAAACCAAAGTTTGCTTTCCCTTCTCTCTTGTATCAACTTAGTAAATATTTGCTACAGCCTCTGTTAGGCATAGGTAAGAGCTAAGACATAGCAGTATCACTCCATCATTATTTAGGtaatttctgatttaaattatttagttgaAGGTACTAcaggtattattttctttttttcccccTTTGTTTCTTGCCTTTCAACTTCAGAGTATGTATCAGAATGTTAATGACTAATGGAATACTAGCCAAATTAACAATGTATACTGTAGTATGGTTGGCACGACTAtcataatttctaattttttcataaagtTTCTGCTTCCTCTctgttaaaaattattgtaacCATGCTTTCAAATTAGCATGTGGCTTTATAAACATTCTTCTATAGTCGGTCCTCGTAAATCAAGTTTGTCCTCCATATTTATCAGCTCCTTCATTGATTCTCAGTCTGCAGTATTACAGATTGGATTGTTAATTgacatataatttatttttctgcatagagaaattattttttcgcTTCCCTAAGAAATGCTTTGGTGGCAGAAGGTGAGAACGTTAGCAGGCAACAAGATGATAGTCATATTAAGAAggaatctgagaaaaaagTAAACAGTTTATCATATATTTCCTTGGTGAAAATTATATGCTCGCATGCGTACACTACAAACTCATACAATTTACTATATGCAGATTTCATCATTATCAACATTGGAATTCTCGTTTGAAGCTCTAAATGTGAAGAGGTTTGACTGTAAGTGCATATCCTACATTGTCTTTTCGacctttgatttttcttttccccgTCTTACTTGGAATTAGACATCTTGGTTTTGCAGTTGCATTTGCAGTGGATCCTGTGTATCATCAGACATCTGCCCAATTTGATGAAGGCAGGACCAAGGGCCTCCTTTTGAATAATCTTGGAGTATATGGAGGATGCCGGGTGCTTTTTGATTCTTTTGAAGTGCCAGGGAAGTGCAAATTACATTTACACCAGAATGATTTCTCAGATAAGATTGATATCTCATTTGCCAAAGGTGTATGACATTGAGATTAGGGCACTTtctaccttttattttttgtgaaGATAATGCATTGATGAATGCTACCCTtcctttcaattaaattatttgaatgtTCTATTTGCAGAAATTATTGAGCAGATGGCGATGAGCATGCTAGAACAGAATCAAATTTCTCCAACTCTAAGTGATATCATATGTCATTTTGATGAACATAATCAAAGGTCATCTGATACATTAGATGTAGACAAGAATTCTGATGCAACAGCTGATGGGTTTAATAATAGTGAAGTGGAAATGGATAAAAGTTCATTTGGGAACTTTGAAGCATGGACATCTAATCATGATGATGAGACAATCGATTTTAAAGAGAGATTCAGTTGTGATTCTACTCTTCAAAGACATTCTGTGGTGCCTGGTTCATATTACTTTTCTCGTTACTTGTATGATGCATGGTTTATTTTGTGCTTTTCTGAAGAGGACAAGCTTGGTGTGATTTTGTAGGACAATCACTCCAGTATATCATTTGAATCTGATGTATATCAAAGTCTTGAGAATGTCGCTATGTTTTTGATTCAAGGGTTGGGTAttccttcaaagaaaaatatatggGTAGGTCCTGATCACTGGAAATTCCGGAAGTACAATAGTAAGTATAAGCAAAGATGAAGAAAATGCTGCTTATAATTTTGCATTTTCTATCATGCATATTTGTCTGCTACTTAGTCTGGCATCCTTTCTGTAGGTATAGAACATACTCTTGTTGCAGAAGGTGGATCCGCATTCACTACTAAGAGACAGAAGAACAAAAATCAAGCAGAGATGGATACTGATTTCAGGATATCATTGAACACAGAAAGGGTTGATATCCTTGCTCCCCCTAAAAGTCTAAAGTCTTTACTACTACCAGCAAACCGAGCACCATTTACCAACACATTACCAGAAGATTGCCATTATCAACCTGAGAATTTTGTGAAGTTGTTTCTTCTTCCTAATGTCATGGTAACATAAAAATCTCTAtgctaattttaaaatatttttcttggtaGCAGGGTATGGAGATGAAAATTTGATCAATAGACTGTCCGTATCATTTTGATCTCAATGTAAAGCATCGAGTCCTGGTCTCAGCTTCGTCTGATTCCTTATGCACCATGTCTTTGTCAGAATTATGCTGAGATGTTCGATACTGAAAGTTATGCTATTATCTGTTGGTGGTAAAAATCTAATCTTCTGTCTCAGAAATGAGTCAACTATGGTAGCATGTACTGACCTAAATATGCATAATACAATGAGAATGAGAGGTTTCTGTTCTACATATTTCAGTTTCAATAACTGCACTAGTCATGTTTTTCCTGCAAATTGTTAAGTGCATGTGCAGATGCGGTCCTTGATGCTATTATAAATTTGTTGCAAAATTCACTCCCCTGGTTCCCTTATCATGTGAAAGATTCTACTTTTCTAATGCCATATGATCATTTCTTACATGCCAACAGAAATGCATATTTGGTCCCAGCTCCCAAGTTTCGGTGAATGCTTTAACAGTTAAATAGTGGATACCAACATCTAATACTGTTTTATGACACTCTCATCTCAGGCTATCCTCAAGCGTTAATAAACTTTCCTCTGCTTTCAGGACATGATTATGTTGTATTGATATTTATTGAAAAGCCCGATAACCCATTTTCCACCAGCATATTTTACCACAAAATCTGCTCTATCACACTAAAAAGCATATATGCCAGCTGATTATTCTGCTCTTCACTACTTAGATTATTATGCTCTATACACAACTTTCCTTAAAATTCTTTGCAGTATTTAATAATTGAgcactttttttttcctgtagtttctggaaaagaaaagaagggaaATTTTAGGTATGAGATTTTTTCCTGTGGACATGTATCCTTGCTATCCTTTTCTAGGatttatctatattttaatataattcattatttatatcatttcACCATGTATGGATTTGCCAATGTGATAAAATTCTTAAGAGGAGATTATCATATACTGCAAGGATCAAgtcattttttttcctttatgaTTTTGCACTATTTCTGTAGtgaaaggaaattacttcTCTGGGCTATTCCTTCTTGTTTCCTTGTTAATACAACCAAACATCAATATggcatttaaaataatatgtatttattaaatggataAGTACCAAAAAAATACTTTGTGGTTTACCGACTT from Ricinus communis isolate WT05 ecotype wild-type chromosome 9, ASM1957865v1, whole genome shotgun sequence harbors:
- the LOC8287621 gene encoding condensin complex subunit 2, with translation MQRSPLPPAMVYRSPTTNSFLLGSNNGQLERLQARAAARAAAIRRKATTFASSPPRSHVPCLSQDQIIELFQNCIKLATENKINLKNTWELKLIDHLSEIIEVETGGGGDTETNFQKASFTLEAGVKIYSVRVDSLHSEAYKLLAEINRAGLEDEQKGENVSRQQDDSHIKKESEKKISSLSTLEFSFEALNVKRFDFAFAVDPVYHQTSAQFDEGRTKGLLLNNLGVYGGCRVLFDSFEVPGKCKLHLHQNDFSDKIDISFAKEIIEQMAMSMLEQNQISPTLSDIICHFDEHNQRSSDTLDVDKNSDATADGFNNSEVEMDKSSFGNFEAWTSNHDDETIDFKERFSCDSTLQRHSVDNHSSISFESDVYQSLENVAMFLIQGLGIPSKKNIWVGPDHWKFRKYNSIEHTLVAEGGSAFTTKRQKNKNQAEMDTDFRISLNTERVDILAPPKSLKSLLLPANRAPFTNTLPEDCHYQPENFVKLFLLPNVMFLEKKRREILDNILWKRRNVFGEALPSWDNESIVSGQHNDEYIQGGVDADELVSKPRQVDKTEVQYDKTSKQVDVQALKEILWDHIQESIEVPETVCKDMVSFKDVLATFSADCKATTAEDVSPHLCFICLLHLANEHGLSIQDYPSLDDLSIHLPPLGQNVDGVEQFSS